In a single window of the Bacillus clarus genome:
- a CDS encoding DUF975 family protein produces MISDLKGEALDALEGKWGLAVGATLLTSILISICNCILTFSFALFWGWEEASSSLSVSITSMLIIGPITLGVYYLVLNAVREDEVRIEQLFRWFTEGNKFIKSFLVYLLINIYLFLWFLLFIIPGIIKFFSYAMTYFILNEHPEYSANQAITESRRMMNGHKMEYFVICLSFIGWFLLSLITLGIGFLWLAPYFYTTKAAFYEEISEDYYRKESPIL; encoded by the coding sequence ATGATTAGTGACTTAAAAGGAGAAGCGCTTGATGCGTTAGAAGGAAAATGGGGATTAGCGGTAGGGGCTACATTACTCACTTCGATTCTTATCTCAATTTGCAACTGTATTCTTACATTTTCCTTTGCGTTATTTTGGGGATGGGAAGAGGCAAGTAGCTCACTTTCAGTGAGTATTACATCAATGCTTATTATTGGTCCGATAACTTTAGGGGTTTATTATCTTGTGTTAAATGCGGTTCGTGAAGATGAGGTTCGCATCGAGCAGTTATTTAGATGGTTTACAGAAGGTAACAAATTTATAAAGTCATTTTTAGTATATTTGTTAATAAATATTTATCTTTTTTTATGGTTCTTACTCTTCATTATTCCGGGTATTATTAAATTCTTTTCGTATGCGATGACGTATTTTATTTTAAATGAGCATCCTGAGTATTCGGCGAATCAGGCAATTACAGAAAGTCGTCGTATGATGAACGGTCATAAAATGGAATATTTTGTAATATGTTTAAGTTTCATTGGCTGGTTTTTACTGAGTTTGATTACGTTAGGAATTGGTTTCTTATGGCTGGCGCCCTATTTTTATACAACAAAAGCAGCGTTTTATGAAGAGATTTCAGAGGATTATTATAGAAAAGAAAGTCCTATATTATAA
- a CDS encoding putative bifunctional diguanylate cyclase/phosphodiesterase, which yields MKKQTHVSILMSILLLYLMIHYVVLSFWSEYSLPFQITTSITTISIDIIVCSYLLYFSSVKKGSAHPFWTLLTIGVFSYLIGDIIVAYQRLILNDFYTFVDPSDFFYLLFLISFASAFLYKILYNRNVWEQLFTLCDICIIVTAQFTLSYYLLIERTIYIFTTSYIDIFVQLTYPMADLLFLLIGINLLFRPLSFLSKQVASILGSSLILYATTDVIYAFIKYFMPEYSMFTVLPFYQVVLIMITLACVLHTKQVERDEQVLLTPQLGETIRLSLPYISVVALSVFILVEHVFAPVLVMGLMLTFFFVLIRHILVRRQNKLLLLAQMQFNLELEKQIEVRTEDLVEQKNELYRSQQMFKSLYEHHPDPIFTLDLHGNFLNVNNAGTTLLGYQTNELLHQPYYSLVYEEDLEKIINAFHHVKQGNSISMEIKAYHKNRDIYYLNVTAVPIILKERIPGIYLMIKDITESKEQQEQINFLAYHDTLTELSNRRAFHQQLEEAITKAKTVQIPFAVMFLDLDRFKVINDTLGHRIGDLLLIAVAKRLVQISRPNMKLARLAGDEFTILIENYEKDDEVQEIANMIVRAINDPFEIENHHLQISPSIGIAIYPEAGEDSMSILQHADMAMYETKNKGKNGSSIYTKELYKKMERQARIEKDFPLALVNNEFFIVYQPQVDISTKKIIGAEALIRWNHPLLGNISPCEFIPIVEETPQVIPLGHWMLKESCQQLKIWHSLGYTNLKMSVNLSATEFQQDNLVENILNILTEINVDPKYLTLELTERIAMIDEKETLLRLKQLKEHGIQTSIDDFGTGYSSLAYLSLFPIETLKIPKEFTQLADHRDEEKAIVSTILSLANTLNLSVVAEGIETIEQLKFLRDNNCRYMQGYYFSKPLSNKEYIKFLQKTPSMNN from the coding sequence ATGAAAAAACAAACACACGTAAGTATCCTTATGAGCATTTTGCTTTTATATCTTATGATTCACTATGTCGTATTATCCTTTTGGTCTGAATACTCACTTCCATTCCAAATCACGACGAGTATTACTACTATTTCAATTGATATCATTGTTTGTAGTTATTTACTCTATTTTTCATCTGTAAAAAAAGGATCAGCTCACCCTTTTTGGACACTATTAACAATAGGTGTTTTTTCTTATTTAATTGGTGATATTATCGTCGCTTATCAACGTTTAATTTTGAACGATTTTTATACATTTGTTGATCCGTCCGACTTTTTTTATTTATTATTTTTAATTAGCTTTGCATCCGCTTTTCTATACAAAATTCTTTATAACCGAAATGTATGGGAACAGCTCTTTACACTATGTGATATTTGTATTATCGTCACTGCACAATTTACTTTAAGCTACTACCTTCTTATCGAACGAACAATCTATATATTTACAACTTCATATATAGATATATTTGTTCAACTTACGTATCCAATGGCAGACTTATTATTTCTCTTAATAGGAATTAATCTTTTATTTCGGCCTTTATCATTTTTATCAAAACAAGTTGCTTCCATTCTTGGTAGCTCTTTAATTTTGTACGCTACTACGGATGTGATATATGCTTTTATAAAATATTTTATGCCTGAGTACTCTATGTTCACTGTTTTGCCCTTTTACCAAGTTGTATTAATTATGATAACACTTGCTTGCGTGCTTCACACAAAGCAAGTAGAACGGGACGAACAAGTACTATTAACACCTCAACTAGGTGAAACAATCCGTTTGTCATTACCATATATTTCAGTTGTCGCGCTAAGTGTCTTTATATTAGTAGAGCACGTTTTTGCACCCGTTTTAGTAATGGGACTTATGCTCACCTTTTTCTTCGTCCTCATACGCCATATTTTAGTACGGAGACAAAATAAATTACTACTACTAGCGCAAATGCAATTTAATCTAGAACTAGAGAAGCAAATCGAAGTACGCACAGAAGATTTAGTAGAGCAAAAAAATGAATTATATCGAAGTCAGCAAATGTTTAAGTCTTTATATGAACATCATCCAGATCCAATCTTCACATTAGATTTGCATGGTAATTTTCTAAATGTAAACAATGCAGGTACTACGTTACTTGGTTATCAAACAAATGAATTATTGCATCAACCTTACTACTCACTTGTATACGAAGAAGATTTAGAGAAAATAATTAATGCTTTTCATCACGTAAAACAAGGTAACTCTATTTCTATGGAAATAAAGGCTTATCATAAAAATAGAGATATTTATTATTTAAACGTTACAGCTGTACCCATTATTTTAAAGGAACGTATTCCAGGAATTTATTTGATGATTAAAGACATTACAGAAAGTAAAGAACAGCAAGAACAAATTAATTTCTTAGCCTATCATGATACTTTAACTGAACTTTCCAATCGCCGCGCCTTTCATCAGCAACTAGAAGAAGCGATTACCAAAGCAAAGACAGTTCAAATTCCTTTTGCTGTAATGTTTCTTGATCTCGATCGTTTTAAAGTTATTAATGATACGCTTGGGCATAGGATTGGGGATCTTCTTTTAATTGCGGTAGCAAAAAGACTTGTGCAAATTTCGAGACCAAATATGAAACTAGCTCGACTTGCTGGAGATGAATTTACAATCCTTATAGAAAATTATGAAAAAGATGATGAAGTACAAGAAATAGCAAATATGATTGTAAGGGCAATTAACGATCCATTTGAAATCGAAAATCACCATCTACAAATCTCACCAAGTATAGGTATTGCTATATATCCAGAAGCTGGTGAAGATTCAATGTCCATTTTACAGCATGCCGACATGGCAATGTATGAAACAAAAAACAAAGGAAAAAATGGCAGTTCCATCTATACAAAAGAACTATATAAGAAAATGGAACGTCAAGCACGAATTGAAAAAGATTTCCCACTTGCTCTAGTGAATAATGAATTCTTTATTGTCTATCAACCACAAGTTGATATTTCAACGAAGAAAATAATTGGTGCCGAAGCATTAATACGCTGGAATCATCCGCTCCTAGGTAACATTTCACCTTGTGAGTTCATTCCAATTGTGGAAGAGACCCCACAAGTAATCCCACTTGGTCACTGGATGTTAAAAGAATCTTGCCAGCAACTAAAAATATGGCATAGCCTTGGCTATACCAATTTAAAAATGAGCGTTAATTTATCAGCGACAGAATTCCAACAAGATAATTTAGTCGAGAATATTTTAAACATACTAACAGAAATAAATGTAGACCCTAAATATTTAACACTGGAATTAACAGAACGCATTGCGATGATAGATGAAAAAGAAACATTATTGAGGCTTAAGCAATTAAAAGAGCACGGTATTCAAACATCAATTGATGACTTCGGTACCGGTTATTCATCTCTCGCCTATTTATCACTCTTCCCAATTGAAACATTAAAGATACCGAAAGAATTTACACAACTAGCAGATCATAGAGACGAAGAAAAAGCCATCGTTTCAACTATTTTATCTCTCGCCAATACATTAAATCTTTCAGTCGTTGCCGAGGGAATTGAAACAATAGAACAACTCAAGTTTTTACGAGATAATAACTGTCGGTATATGCAAGGCTACTACTTCAGCAAACCACTTAGCAACAAAGAATATATTAAATTTCTACAAAAAACACCCAGCATGAACAATTAG
- a CDS encoding NADH-quinone oxidoreductase subunit A translates to MASVYENSYMIVAIFLLVGILLPIVALTLGKLLRPHKPNAAKETTYESGIEPYHDANIRFHARYYIFALLFVIFDVETLFLYSWAVAYDKLGLFALIEMLIFVVMLLVGLAYAWKKKVLQWL, encoded by the coding sequence ATGGCAAGTGTATATGAAAATAGTTATATGATTGTTGCTATTTTCTTGCTAGTAGGCATATTGCTGCCCATAGTGGCTCTTACATTAGGAAAGCTGCTGCGACCACATAAACCAAATGCAGCAAAGGAAACGACATATGAAAGCGGGATTGAGCCTTATCATGATGCAAATATTCGTTTTCATGCTCGTTATTATATTTTTGCATTATTGTTCGTTATTTTTGATGTAGAGACTTTATTTTTATATTCGTGGGCTGTTGCATATGACAAGCTTGGATTGTTCGCGCTTATTGAGATGCTAATTTTTGTTGTAATGTTGTTAGTTGGCTTAGCCTATGCTTGGAAAAAGAAGGTGTTACAATGGCTATAA
- a CDS encoding NADH-quinone oxidoreductase subunit C has protein sequence MSDLNKNLEDMKREAARHAKEEARKRLAAKHEAEMSNLEVQGREKEKALPKRDGIDIEAKAKAAAAALAKQKREGSEEESEEEKAKVKAKAKAAALAKQKREGSVEGTEEEKEKAKAKAVAAAKAKAAALAKQKREGSVKGTEEEKEKAKAKAVAAAKAKAAALAKQKTLGDGGNPEDEKVKAIAAAKAKAAAIAAAKAKGAVSKKEEEPKQVEPSLNEPYLNKYIEVIKEKVGEDSLIDSYINKLSKDVPTLVVEPGKYYEVMELLRFHESLAFDYMSELHATDFVTHIEVYVHLFSYGKKQSVAVKVKVDREAPQVASVTPLWKGADWPEREAYDLLGTVFTGHPNLTRILMPDDWVGYPLRKDYEPFDVEV, from the coding sequence ATGAGTGACCTAAATAAAAACTTAGAAGATATGAAAAGAGAAGCGGCCAGACATGCGAAAGAAGAGGCGCGAAAACGTCTTGCAGCAAAGCATGAGGCAGAAATGTCTAATCTTGAGGTACAAGGTCGAGAAAAAGAGAAAGCGCTACCAAAAAGAGATGGAATTGATATAGAAGCGAAGGCAAAAGCAGCGGCGGCAGCGTTAGCGAAGCAGAAGAGAGAAGGAAGCGAAGAGGAATCGGAAGAAGAGAAAGCAAAAGTGAAGGCAAAAGCGAAAGCAGCCGCACTTGCGAAGCAGAAGAGAGAAGGAAGTGTGGAGGGAACAGAAGAAGAGAAAGAGAAAGCGAAGGCAAAAGCAGTGGCGGCCGCAAAAGCGAAAGCAGCCGCACTTGCGAAGCAGAAGAGAGAAGGAAGTGTGAAGGGAACAGAAGAAGAGAAAGAGAAAGCGAAGGCAAAAGCAGTGGCGGCCGCAAAAGCGAAAGCAGCCGCACTTGCAAAGCAGAAAACATTAGGAGATGGTGGGAATCCTGAAGATGAAAAGGTAAAGGCAATTGCAGCAGCCAAGGCGAAGGCAGCGGCGATAGCCGCAGCAAAAGCCAAAGGGGCTGTAAGTAAAAAAGAAGAAGAGCCAAAGCAGGTGGAACCATCATTAAATGAACCGTATTTAAATAAATATATAGAAGTTATTAAGGAGAAAGTGGGTGAAGATTCATTAATAGATTCCTATATTAATAAGCTTTCAAAAGATGTTCCAACTCTTGTAGTTGAGCCAGGGAAATACTATGAAGTGATGGAGTTATTGCGGTTTCATGAGAGCCTCGCTTTTGATTATATGTCAGAGCTTCATGCAACTGATTTTGTTACACATATAGAAGTATATGTTCATCTGTTTTCATACGGAAAGAAACAATCTGTAGCAGTGAAGGTGAAGGTGGACCGGGAAGCACCGCAAGTGGCATCGGTTACGCCGCTTTGGAAGGGAGCGGATTGGCCGGAGCGTGAAGCGTATGACCTACTTGGTACCGTATTTACAGGACACCCTAATTTAACACGTATTTTAATGCCGGATGATTGGGTAGGGTATCCGCTTCGGAAAGATTATGAACCGTTTGATGTGGAGGTGTAG
- a CDS encoding DUF975 family protein codes for MISEMKQEALQSLKGKWGLGVGSTILYYILGYIASMVTTFIFAIPGIIIFSGVALLTGAFEEETMSIGTGITFGILYFIMIILSITSYGITSYGYTNLFLQISKGEDAKIDHLFEGFRGFKRMIKTMWAMLATILYTGTWIPLVLLGLFGFFNNEGNGTMNPSLVIAFVVLLIISTVVVIVTYFSYAMIYYVMVENPNYSVSQAMKQSKAIMKGHKLDLFLLWLSFIGWAILAIIPLGLGFLWLCPYINTTTAHFYRHISKDEL; via the coding sequence ATGATTAGTGAAATGAAACAAGAAGCGTTACAGTCTTTAAAAGGTAAATGGGGACTCGGTGTTGGATCAACGATTTTGTACTACATTTTAGGTTATATTGCTTCAATGGTTACAACATTTATTTTTGCTATTCCTGGTATCATTATATTTTCAGGGGTTGCGCTTTTAACGGGTGCGTTTGAAGAAGAAACAATGTCGATAGGCACCGGTATTACTTTTGGTATACTTTATTTCATTATGATAATTTTAAGTATTACATCTTATGGTATTACATCTTATGGTTATACGAACTTATTTTTACAGATTAGTAAGGGAGAAGATGCTAAAATAGATCATTTATTTGAAGGGTTCCGCGGCTTTAAAAGAATGATAAAAACAATGTGGGCAATGCTAGCTACTATTTTGTATACAGGTACGTGGATTCCGTTAGTATTGTTAGGTTTGTTCGGATTTTTTAATAATGAAGGAAATGGAACGATGAATCCTTCACTAGTAATTGCTTTCGTTGTACTATTAATTATTTCAACTGTTGTTGTAATAGTGACTTATTTTTCATATGCAATGATTTACTATGTCATGGTAGAAAATCCAAACTACAGCGTTTCGCAAGCAATGAAACAAAGTAAGGCGATTATGAAAGGGCATAAACTTGATTTATTTCTTCTATGGCTTAGTTTTATTGGCTGGGCGATATTAGCAATTATTCCACTTGGTCTAGGCTTCCTTTGGTTATGTCCATATATAAATACAACAACGGCGCATTTCTATCGCCATATTTCAAAAGATGAATTATAG
- the nuoB gene encoding NADH-quinone oxidoreductase subunit NuoB, whose product MAINFEELHPQERAELERNIFFTTLEQMKGWARSNSLWPMTFGLACCAIEMMGVGSSHYDLDRFGSFFRTSPRQSDVMIVSGTVTKKMAPIVRRLYDQMPEPKWVIAMGSCATAGGPYVNSYAVVKGVDQIVPVDVYIPGCPPNPAALIYGINKLKEKIRYEAKTGKQVTNK is encoded by the coding sequence ATGGCTATAAATTTTGAAGAATTGCACCCACAGGAACGAGCGGAGTTAGAAAGGAATATTTTTTTCACTACATTGGAACAGATGAAGGGATGGGCACGAAGTAATTCCTTATGGCCGATGACATTTGGACTGGCATGTTGTGCAATTGAAATGATGGGAGTTGGATCGTCTCATTATGATTTAGATCGATTTGGTTCATTCTTTCGAACCTCACCAAGGCAATCAGATGTCATGATTGTCTCAGGGACCGTAACGAAAAAAATGGCTCCTATTGTACGGCGTTTATATGATCAAATGCCAGAGCCGAAGTGGGTTATTGCGATGGGGTCTTGTGCTACAGCGGGTGGCCCATATGTGAATTCGTACGCGGTTGTGAAGGGAGTAGACCAAATTGTACCTGTAGATGTGTATATCCCCGGTTGTCCTCCTAATCCGGCAGCGTTGATTTATGGAATTAATAAATTGAAAGAGAAGATTCGTTACGAAGCAAAGACAGGGAAGCAGGTGACGAATAAATGA
- the atpD gene encoding F0F1 ATP synthase subunit beta, which yields MNKGRVTQIMGPVVDVKFDGGKLPEIYNALTVQQSNENGTSINLTFEVALHLGDDTVRTVAMSSTDGLVRGTEVEDTGKAISVPVGDATLGRVFNVLGDAIDLDGEVPADVRRDPIHRQAPAFEELSTKVEILETGIKVVDLLAPYIKGGKIGLFGGAGVGKTVLIQELINNIAQEHGGISVFAGVGERTREGNDLYHEMSDSGVIKKTAMVFGQMNEPPGARQRVALTGLTMAEHFRDEQGQDVLLFIDNIFRFTQAGSEVSALLGRMPSAVGYQPTLATEMGQLQERITSTNKGSITSIQAVYVPADDYTDPAPATTFAHLDATTNLERRLTQMGIYPAVDPLASTSRALSPEIVGEEHYEVARQVQQTLQRYKELQDIIAILGMDELSEEDKLVVHRARRIQFFLSQNFHVAEQFTGQKGSYVPVKNTVSGFKEILEGKYDDLPEDAFRLVGGIEEVIENAKKMMA from the coding sequence ATGAATAAAGGGCGCGTTACGCAAATCATGGGTCCGGTTGTAGACGTTAAGTTTGATGGCGGAAAGCTACCAGAAATCTACAATGCCCTTACGGTACAACAAAGCAACGAAAACGGAACAAGCATTAACTTAACATTTGAAGTTGCACTTCATTTAGGTGATGACACAGTTCGTACAGTTGCAATGTCTTCCACAGACGGACTTGTTCGTGGCACAGAAGTAGAAGATACTGGTAAGGCAATTTCTGTTCCAGTTGGTGATGCAACACTTGGTCGCGTATTTAACGTATTAGGTGATGCAATTGACTTAGATGGTGAAGTTCCAGCGGATGTACGCCGTGATCCAATTCACCGTCAAGCACCTGCATTCGAAGAGTTATCTACAAAAGTAGAAATTCTTGAAACTGGTATTAAAGTAGTAGATTTACTTGCACCTTACATTAAAGGTGGTAAAATCGGTCTGTTCGGTGGTGCCGGTGTAGGTAAAACAGTATTAATTCAGGAATTAATTAACAACATCGCACAAGAGCACGGTGGTATCTCTGTATTCGCTGGTGTAGGTGAGCGTACTCGTGAGGGTAATGACTTATACCATGAAATGAGCGATTCTGGCGTAATCAAGAAAACAGCGATGGTATTCGGACAAATGAACGAGCCACCTGGAGCACGTCAGCGTGTTGCATTAACAGGTTTAACAATGGCTGAACATTTCCGTGATGAGCAAGGACAAGACGTACTATTGTTCATTGATAACATCTTCCGTTTCACGCAAGCGGGTTCTGAGGTATCTGCCCTTCTTGGTCGTATGCCATCTGCGGTAGGTTACCAACCAACTCTTGCGACAGAAATGGGTCAATTACAAGAGCGTATTACATCTACAAATAAAGGGTCTATCACGTCTATCCAAGCGGTATATGTACCAGCCGATGACTATACTGACCCAGCACCAGCTACAACGTTCGCTCACTTAGATGCAACAACAAACTTAGAGCGTCGTTTAACACAAATGGGTATTTACCCAGCGGTAGATCCATTAGCATCTACATCTCGTGCGCTTTCTCCAGAAATCGTAGGAGAAGAGCATTATGAAGTAGCACGTCAAGTACAGCAAACTCTTCAACGTTATAAAGAGCTTCAAGATATTATCGCTATCTTAGGTATGGATGAGTTATCTGAAGAAGATAAGTTAGTTGTACATCGTGCTCGTCGTATTCAATTCTTCTTATCTCAAAACTTCCACGTAGCTGAGCAGTTTACAGGTCAAAAAGGTTCTTACGTACCTGTAAAAAATACAGTTAGTGGCTTCAAAGAAATTCTAGAAGGAAAATATGATGACCTTCCAGAAGATGCATTCCGCTTAGTAGGTGGCATTGAAGAAGTTATTGAAAATGCGAAGAAAATGATGGCGTAA
- the nuoH gene encoding NADH-quinone oxidoreductase subunit NuoH gives MIESLLQSPSGWTNFFIFFGLAVLLLFAVLGFVTYGILAERKVMGFMQGRIGPNQVGGRFGLLQTVADVLKLLLKEDSIPKAADKPLFILAPVIAFAPAFMVLAVIPFTDKFQFADIGVGLLYYIAVSGITTIGVVTGGWASNNKYSLLGGMRAAAQMISYEIPLVMSVIGVVLLAGSLNLNEIVAAQEKVWYIFAQPIGFVIFLIAAVAELNRTPFDLPEAESELVSGYHTEYSGFRWAFFMLSEYVYFFGMASLITVLFLGGWNPVMFLGFIPGAVWFALKFSSVVFLLIWFRVTFPRIRGDQLMEFGWKVLLPIALANIFLTALIKELFF, from the coding sequence ATGATTGAGTCTCTCTTACAGTCGCCTTCGGGTTGGACGAATTTCTTCATTTTTTTCGGATTAGCGGTACTACTATTATTCGCCGTCCTTGGCTTCGTTACATATGGCATTTTAGCAGAGCGGAAAGTGATGGGCTTTATGCAAGGACGAATTGGGCCAAACCAAGTTGGGGGACGTTTCGGTTTGCTTCAAACGGTAGCGGATGTTTTGAAGCTTTTATTAAAAGAAGATAGCATTCCGAAGGCTGCGGATAAACCGTTATTTATATTAGCTCCCGTTATCGCATTTGCACCAGCATTCATGGTACTTGCTGTGATTCCCTTTACTGATAAATTCCAGTTTGCTGATATTGGCGTCGGTCTTCTTTATTATATTGCTGTCTCTGGAATTACGACGATTGGTGTTGTAACAGGAGGATGGGCATCGAATAATAAATATTCCCTTCTAGGCGGGATGCGCGCGGCGGCGCAAATGATTTCTTATGAGATTCCTCTTGTGATGAGTGTAATTGGTGTCGTCTTATTAGCTGGTAGTCTGAACTTAAACGAGATTGTAGCGGCGCAGGAGAAGGTGTGGTACATTTTCGCACAGCCGATTGGCTTTGTTATTTTCTTAATCGCAGCAGTTGCGGAGCTGAACAGGACGCCGTTTGATTTACCAGAAGCAGAATCGGAGCTTGTTTCTGGATATCATACGGAATACTCAGGGTTCCGCTGGGCATTCTTTATGCTTTCTGAGTACGTATATTTTTTCGGAATGGCTTCCTTAATTACAGTACTCTTTTTAGGCGGATGGAATCCAGTTATGTTCCTTGGTTTTATTCCCGGTGCTGTATGGTTCGCTCTGAAATTTAGTAGTGTTGTTTTTCTCTTAATTTGGTTCCGTGTCACGTTTCCGCGTATAAGAGGCGATCAGTTAATGGAATTTGGATGGAAAGTATTATTACCAATCGCACTTGCGAATATTTTCTTAACGGCATTGATTAAGGAGTTATTCTTCTAA
- the nuoD gene encoding NADH-quinone oxidoreductase subunit NuoD, whose protein sequence is MIRTEEMLLNVGPQHPSTHGVFRLVIKIDGEIIKEATPVIGYLHRGTEKIAESLQYTQIIPYTDRMDYLSAMTNNYVICHAVETMMGIEIPERAEYLRVLAMELGRVASHLVWWGTNLLDIGAVSPFLYAFREREMIINLLNELCGARLTFNYMRVGGVKWDAPDGWIEKVEEFVPYMREQLKGYHDLVSGNEIFLNRVKDVGIYSAEDAISYSLSGANLRCTGVNWDLRKDEPYSIYNHFDFDVPVGSKGDAWDRYVCRMQEIEESLKIIEQAAGQFPKEGAVMAKVPKIIKVPKGEAFVRIESPRGEIGCYIASDGKKEPYRLKFRRPSFYNLQILPKLLKGENIANLITILGGVDIVLGEVDG, encoded by the coding sequence ATGATCCGGACAGAAGAAATGCTTTTAAATGTAGGGCCGCAGCATCCGAGTACACACGGTGTATTTCGACTTGTGATTAAAATCGATGGTGAGATTATTAAAGAAGCTACACCGGTCATTGGATATTTACACCGCGGGACGGAAAAGATCGCGGAGAGTTTGCAGTATACACAGATTATTCCTTATACAGACCGAATGGACTATTTATCAGCGATGACGAATAACTACGTAATTTGCCACGCTGTTGAAACGATGATGGGAATTGAAATCCCAGAGCGAGCGGAATATTTGCGGGTGCTTGCGATGGAACTTGGCAGAGTCGCGAGTCATCTCGTTTGGTGGGGGACGAATCTTCTTGATATTGGTGCGGTTAGTCCTTTTTTATACGCGTTTCGTGAGAGGGAAATGATCATAAATTTATTAAACGAATTATGCGGCGCAAGGCTTACCTTTAACTACATGAGAGTAGGTGGTGTGAAGTGGGATGCACCGGATGGTTGGATTGAAAAGGTAGAAGAATTTGTGCCGTATATGAGGGAGCAATTAAAAGGGTATCACGATCTTGTAAGTGGAAATGAAATTTTCTTGAATCGTGTGAAAGACGTTGGTATATATAGCGCGGAAGATGCGATTTCTTATTCTTTGAGCGGAGCAAACTTACGCTGCACTGGGGTGAATTGGGATCTTCGTAAAGATGAGCCATATTCTATTTATAATCACTTTGATTTTGATGTGCCGGTTGGAAGTAAGGGGGATGCTTGGGATCGTTACGTTTGCAGGATGCAAGAGATTGAGGAATCTTTAAAAATTATTGAGCAGGCAGCTGGGCAGTTTCCGAAAGAGGGAGCTGTAATGGCGAAAGTACCGAAAATTATTAAAGTGCCTAAAGGAGAGGCATTCGTCCGCATAGAGTCACCGCGCGGGGAAATTGGCTGTTATATTGCTAGCGACGGGAAGAAAGAGCCATATCGCTTAAAATTCCGCAGACCATCTTTTTATAACTTGCAAATTTTACCTAAGTTGTTGAAAGGTGAAAATATCGCCAATTTAATTACGATTTTAGGTGGGGTTGATATTGTGCTTGGGGAGGTTGATGGCTAA
- the atpC gene encoding F0F1 ATP synthase subunit epsilon — translation MKTFPVSIVTPDGPVYEKEVEMVSVKAESGEMGILPGHIPTVAPLKISAVRLKNGGHTDYVAVSGGFIEVRPDKVTVLSPSAEEANHIDIHRANEAKRRAEQRMQDQQAHVDFKRAEMALQRAVNRLNVSDMK, via the coding sequence ATGAAGACATTTCCAGTCAGTATTGTAACTCCTGATGGACCGGTTTACGAAAAAGAAGTAGAAATGGTAAGCGTAAAAGCAGAAAGTGGGGAAATGGGGATCTTACCGGGTCACATTCCAACTGTTGCACCACTGAAAATTAGTGCGGTTCGTTTGAAAAATGGCGGTCACACTGATTATGTAGCAGTAAGCGGTGGCTTTATCGAAGTTCGTCCAGATAAAGTAACAGTATTATCACCATCTGCTGAAGAAGCAAACCATATCGACATCCATCGTGCAAATGAAGCGAAGCGTCGTGCTGAGCAACGTATGCAAGACCAGCAAGCACATGTTGACTTTAAACGTGCAGAAATGGCATTGCAACGTGCGGTAAACCGCTTAAACGTTTCCGATATGAAGTAA